The following coding sequences are from one Vicia villosa cultivar HV-30 ecotype Madison, WI unplaced genomic scaffold, Vvil1.0 ctg.002525F_1_1, whole genome shotgun sequence window:
- the LOC131639058 gene encoding cytochrome P450 716A67-like: MEATYGISAFIVLLIALVWAWSILNWIWLKPKKLEKLLREQGVKGNPYRLLVGDIKDLLKIQKEATSKPMNLSDDVVPYVFPFGQQSVAKHGKNSFIWLGPIPRVILTDPELVKEVFNKIYDFQKPNSNQLVRILATGLIVHEGEKWSKHRKIINPAFHLEKLKLMLPAFFQSCNDLINKWEGILSSDGSCEVDAWPFVQKLASDAIARTAFGSSYEEGMRIFELQKEQAELTMKVLVTGYIPGWRFLPTTTNKRLKEIDRDVIASLTDMINKREREIKVGEATKNDLLGILLESNHKEIKENNNKDVGMNLDDVIKECKLFYLAGEETTSVLLVWTIILLSRHPNWQARARQEVIQVFGNKKPDFDELSRLKIMTMILYEVLRLYPPIIALPREVQKDVKVGNLTIPAGVQFFLPALLVHHDTKLWGDDANVFNPERFSEGVLKATNGKTSFFPFGGGPRLCIGQNFTMLEAKMAIAMILQHFSFELSPTYAHAPITVITLRPKHGAQIILRKLEI, from the exons ATGGAAGCAACATATGGCATATCTGCATTCATAGTTCTTTTGATAGCACTGGTTTGGGCATGGAGCATATTGAATTGGATATGGCTGAAACCAAAGAAGCTAGAAAAGTTGCTAAGGGAACAAGGCGTTAAGGGGAATCCATATAGGTTATTAGTTGGAGACATAAAAGATCTTCTTAAGATACAAAAAGAAGCCACATCTAAACCCATGAATCTCTCTGATGATGTAGTGCCTTATGTGTTTCCCTTTGGCCAACAAAGTGTTGCAAAACATG GAAAGAATTCCTTTATATGGTTGGGACCAATACCAAGGGTGATCCTCACAGATCCTGAACTTGTTAAAGAAGTTTTCAATAAAATCTATGACTTTCAAAAGCCAAATTCAAATCAACTTGTGAGAATACTGGCTACTGGTCTTATAGTCCATGAGGGAGAAAAGTGGAGCAAGCATAGAAAGATAATCAATCCTGCATTCCATTTAGAAAAATTGAAG CTGATGTTACCGGCATTCTTTCAAAGTTGCAATGATTTGATTAACAAATGGGAGGGAATCTTATCTTCAGATGGATCATGTGAAGTTGATGCATGGCCTTTTGTTCAAAAATTGGCAAGTGATGCTATTGCTAGAACAGCTTTTGGAAGTAGCTATGAAGAAGGAATGAGAATATTTGAACTTCAAAAGGAACAAGCTGAACTTACAATGAAAGTTTTGGTGACAGGTTACATCCCTGGTTGGAG GTTTCTTCCAACTACTACAAACAAAAGGTTGAAGGAAATTGATAGGGATGTAATAGCTTCTTTAACTGATATGATTaataagagagaaagagaaataaaGGTAGGTGAAGCTACTAAGAATGACTTGTTAGGTATTCTTCTTGAGTCAAATCACAAGGaaattaaagaaaacaacaataaagaCGTTGGAATGAACCTTGATGATGTAATCAAGGAATGCAAGTTATTCTACCTTGCGGGAGAAGAAACCACGTCCGTTTTGCTTGTTTGGACAATTATATTATTGAGTAGGCATCCTAATTGGCAAGCGCGTGCAAGACAGGAAGTTATACAAGTTTTTGGCAACAAAAAACCAGATTTTGATGAACTAAGCCGTCTTAAGATT ATGACGATGATTTTATACGAGGTTCTAAGGTTATACCCGCCAATAATTGCGCTTCCTCGAGAAGTTCAAAAAGATGTAAAGGTTGGAAACCTAACTATACCTGCTGGAGTGCAATTTTTCTTACCCGCACTTTTGGTTCACCATGACACAAAGCTATGGGGTGATGACGCTAATGTGTTCAATCCTGAAAGATTTTCTGAAGGTGTTTTAAAGGCAACAAATGgaaaaacttcattttttccaTTTGGAGGAGGTCCAAGACTTTGCATTGGACAAAACTTTACCATGTTGGAAGCAAAGATGGCAATAGCAATGATTTTGCAACATTTCTCATTTGAACTTTCTCCAACCTATGCTCATGCTCCAATTACGGTGATTACCCTTCGGCCAAAACATGGTGCTCAAATCATTCTACGTAAATTGGAAATATAA
- the LOC131639067 gene encoding cytochrome P450 72A68-like, producing MEATYAISAFIVLLITLVWAWSILNWIWLKPKKLEKLLRKQGLKGNPYRLLVGDVKDLLKIQKEAASKPMNLSDDIVSYVFPFGQQSITKHGKNSFIWLGPIPRVILADPELVKEVFNKIYDFQKPNSNQLVRILATGLIVHEGEKWSKHRKIINPAFHLEKLKLMLPAFFQSCNDLINKWEGMLSSDGSCEVDAWPFVQKLASDAIARTAFGSSYEEGMRIFELQKEQAELTMKVLMTGYIPGWRFLPTATNKRLKEIDRDVIVSLSDMINKREREIKAGEATKNDLLGILLESNHKEIKENNNKNVGMNLEDVIKECKLFYLAGEETISVLLVWTIILLSRHLNWQARARDEVLQVFGNKKPDFDGLSRLKIMNMILYEVLRLYPPIIALSREVQKDVRVGNLTLPAGVQFFLPALLVHHDTKLWGDDAMVFNPERFSEGVLKATNGRTSFFPFGGGPRLCIGQNFTMLEAKMAIAMILQHFSFELSPTYAHAPTTVITLRPKHGAQIILRKLEI from the exons ATGGAAGCAACATATGCAATATCTGCATTCATAGTTCTTTTGATAACACTGGTTTGGGCATGGAGCATATTGAATTGGATATGGCTGAAACCAAAGAAGCTAGAAAAGTTGCTAAGGAAACAAGGCCTTAAAGGGAATCCATATAGGTTACTAGTTGGAGATGTAAAAGATCTTTTAAAGATACAAAAAGAAGCAGCATCTAAACCCATGAATCTCTCTGATGATATAGTGTCTTATGTGTTTCCCTTTGGCCAACAAAGTATTACAAAACATG GAAAGAATTCCTTTATCTGGTTGGGACCAATACCAAGGGTGATCCTCGCAGATCCTGAACTTGTTAAAGAAGTTTTCAATAAAATCTATGACTTTCAAAAGCCAAATTCAAATCAACTTGTGAGAATACTGGCTACTGGTCTTATAGTCCATGAGGGAGAAAAGTGGAGCAAGCATAGAAAGATAATCAATCCTGCATTCCATTTAGAAAAATTGAAG CTGATGTTACCGGCATTCTTTCAAAgttgtaatgatttgattaacAAATGGGAGGGAATGTTATCATCAGATGGATCATGTGAAGTTGATGCATGGCCTTTTGTTCAAAAATTGGCAAGTGATGCTATTGCTAGAACAGCTTTTGGAAGTAGTTATGAAGAAGGAATGAGAATATTTGAACTTCAAAAGGAGCAAGCTGAACTTACAATGAAAGTTTTGATGACAGGTTATATCCCTGGTTGGAG GTTTCTACCAACTGCTACAAACAAAAGGTTGAAGGAAATTGACAGAGATGTAATAGTTTCCTTATCTGATATGATTaacaagagagaaagagaaataaaGGCGGGTGAAGCCACAAAGAATGACTTGTTAGGCATTCTTCTCGAGTCAAATCACAAGGaaattaaagaaaacaacaataagaaTGTTGGAATGAACCTTGAAGATGTCATCAAGGAATGCAAGTTGTTCTATCTTGCTGGAGAAGAAACCATTTCAGTTTTGCTTGTTTGGACAATCATACTATTGAGTAGACACCTTAATTGGCAAGCACGTGCAAGAGACGAAGTTCTACAAGTTTTTGGCAACAAAAAACCAGATTTTGATGGACTAAGTCGTCTTAAGATT ATGAACATGATTTTATATGAGGTTCTCAGGTTATACCCACCAATAATTGCGCTTTCTCGGGAAGTTCAAAAAGATGTAAGAGTAGGAAACCTAACATTACCTGCTGGGGTGCAGTTCTTCTTGCCGGCACTTTTGGTTCACCATGACACAAAGCTATGGGGAGATGATGCTATGGTGTTCAATCCTGAAAGATTTTCTGAAGGTGTTTTAAAAGCAACCAATGGAAGAACGTCGTTTTTCCCATTTGGAGGGGGTCCAAGACTTTGCATTGGACAAAATTTTACCATGTTGGAAGCAAAGATGGCAATAGCAATGATTTTGCAACATTTCTCATTTGAACTTTCTCCAACCTATGCTCATGCTCCAACTACCGTGATTACCCTTCGGCCAAAACATGGTGCTCAAATCATTCTACGTAAAttggaaatataa
- the LOC131639053 gene encoding uncharacterized protein LOC131639053, whose protein sequence is MSGGRREDRWGGGWQEARRSRVFRNLKPSWDTFPLGGWFKNQGNVVAKVSSFYFSEFPVHIKAKEFFELFGCIGRVVEVSISPRRNSLGKCFGFARFIDVEDERMLGVRLDNVQILGKKIHANIPRFQRSSKRVGEVEFRNRGAGREFAMNHLAVQFKGMNAMNQYAAQFKGVNATERDDRSYVKVVGKRHGSGETAREDVMKWGFKTDEHRRLRLSRAFVGRVKNPGSAYNIQTQFEMEGFFNIKATPMGGNLVLLEETEEGVMADLVGDGDKWWKCWFEEISKWKADMVDTSKVVWISIFGVPVVAWSADFFKQFAERFGSFLCIDAQTENEDCYDIARMKISVDRDYILPERVTVDIDGRDFVLRLREDKMDAVRILPCIHLTQNPGGESTDSDGFSVNDMQVDNDKSVGGILLKFLRMLPVL, encoded by the coding sequence ATGAGTGGCGGTCGGAGAGAAGATAGGTGGGGCGGAGGGTGGCAGGAAGCAAGGCGGAGTAGGGTTTTCAGGAATCTGAAGCCCTCTTGGGATACATTCCCTTTGGGTGGGTGGTTCAAAAATCAGGGAAACGTTGTGGCAAAGGTGTCCTCCTTCTATTTCTCTGAGTTCCCAGTTCATATTAAAGCAAAGGAGTTCTTCGAGTTGTTTGGGTGTATTGGAAGAGTGGTAGAGGTATCAATTTCACCAAGAAGAAACAGCTTAGGAAAGTGTTTCGGTTTCGCTAGATTCATTGATGTGGAAGATGAGAGGATGTTGGGGGTGAGGTTGGATAATGTTCAGATTCTTGGGAAGAAGATTCATGCTAATATCCCAAGATTTCAAAGGAGCTCTAAAAGGGTGGGGGAGGTAGAGTTTCGGAACAGGGGTGCGGGTCGGGAGTTTGCGATGAATCACTTAGCTGTTCAGTTCAAAGGGATGAACGCGATGAATCAATATGCTGCTCAGTTCAAAGGGGTAAATGCGACGGAAAGAGATGACAGAAGCTATGTAAAAGTGGTTGGGAAGAGGCACGGGTCGGGAGAGACAGCGAGGGAGGATGTTATGAAATGGGGGTTTAAAACAGACGAACACAGAAGGCTGAGACTCAGTAGAGCTTTTGTGGGGCGTGTTAAAAATCCGGGATCAGCGTATAACATTCAAACCCAGTTCGAGATGGAGGGATTTTTTAACATAAAAGCGACTCCGATGGGTGGAAATCTTGTTCTGTTGGAGGAGACGGAAGAGGGCGTTATGGCGGATTTGGTCGGAGATGGTGATAAGTGGTGGAAGTGCTGGTTTGAAGAAATTTCTAAATGGAAGGCTGACATGGTTGACACGAGTAAGGTGGTGTGGATAAGTATATTCGGAGTGCCGGTGGTAGCGTGGTCGGCGgatttcttcaaacagtttgcgGAGCGTTTTGGCTCCTTCTTGTGTATTGATGCGCAAACAGAAAATGAAGATTGTTACGACATAGCAAGGATGAAGATTAGTGTGGATAGAGATTACATCCTTCCAGAGAGGGTCACGGTCGACATTGATGGCAGGGACTTTGTTTTGAGGCTTCGAGAAGACAAAATGGATGCTGTGCGAATTCTTCCATGTATTCACTTAACTCAGAACCCTGGTGGAGAGTCTACGGACTCGGATGGCTTTTCGGTTAATGATATGCAGGTGGATAATGATAAGTCCGTGGGGGGGATTCTATTGAAATTTTTGAGAATGCTTCCGGTATTGTAA